Proteins encoded together in one marine bacterium B5-7 window:
- the acpP gene encoding acyl carrier protein — protein sequence MSTLEERVKKIVCEQLGIGEDEAKNEASFVDDLGADSLDTVELVMALEEEFETEIPDEDAEKIRTIQQAVDYITEHQPS from the coding sequence ATGAGCACACTTGAAGAGCGCGTCAAAAAAATTGTTTGTGAACAGTTAGGTATTGGTGAAGATGAAGCAAAGAACGAAGCATCTTTTGTAGATGATTTGGGTGCGGATTCTTTGGATACCGTCGAATTAGTGATGGCGTTGGAAGAAGAATTTGAAACTGAAATTCCTGACGAAGACGCTGAAAAAATCCGTACGATTCAACAAGCCGTTGATTACATTACGGAACATCAGCCTAGTTAA
- the fabG gene encoding beta-ketoacyl-ACP reductase, protein MLTDKIALVTGASRGIGRAVALQLAEQGAQVIGTATSENGAENITAYLKEAGLNGHGIVLNVADPDNVKATLAELQNEVGAPQIVVNNAGITRDNLFMRMKDEEWDDVIGTNLSGIFHVCRTCIKPMIKARWGRIVNIGSVVGTSGNPGQANYVASKAGVIGFSKSLAIELASRNVTVNVVAPGFIDTDMTKALNEKQRESILNNVPMNRLGQPDDIAAAVTFLVSPGADYMTGQTLHVNGGMYLA, encoded by the coding sequence ATGCTAACAGACAAAATCGCATTAGTAACAGGTGCCAGCCGCGGTATTGGCCGTGCCGTCGCACTGCAACTTGCTGAGCAAGGCGCACAAGTTATTGGTACAGCGACATCTGAAAATGGTGCCGAAAACATTACGGCTTATTTAAAAGAAGCGGGCTTAAATGGTCATGGGATTGTGTTAAACGTTGCAGATCCTGATAACGTGAAAGCAACTTTGGCTGAACTGCAAAACGAAGTGGGTGCACCACAAATCGTTGTGAACAATGCGGGTATCACGCGCGACAATTTGTTTATGCGCATGAAAGATGAAGAGTGGGATGATGTGATTGGCACTAACTTGTCAGGCATTTTCCATGTTTGTAGAACTTGTATTAAGCCGATGATTAAAGCGCGTTGGGGTCGCATCGTGAATATTGGTTCGGTTGTGGGTACGTCAGGTAATCCAGGTCAAGCAAATTACGTTGCAAGCAAAGCGGGTGTGATTGGCTTTAGTAAGTCTTTAGCGATTGAATTAGCGTCACGTAATGTGACGGTGAATGTGGTTGCACCAGGCTTTATTGACACGGATATGACAAAAGCATTGAACGAGAAGCAGCGTGAAAGCATCTTGAATAACGTGCCGATGAACCGCTTAGGGCAGCCCGATGATATTGCTGCTGCCGTGACATTTTTGGTCTCTCCCGGGGCAGATTATATGACTGGTCAAACTCTGCACGTAAATGGCGGGATGTATTTGGCATAA